The Plasmodium sp. gorilla clade G2 genome assembly, contig: PADLG01_00_11, whole genome shotgun sequence sequence taataataataataatcttgttaatcataatatttcTGCATTTTAATATCTGCCCATTTTGTAGTCATTTGTTCAAATGATTTTATATCTTATACTATTCTTACTTTGCTTTCtatatgtatatcttttATCTCCTAATGTATTTTCAGATATTTCTCTAACGGTATTTCTAACTTCAGGTAACAATATTTTgagtaaaaatattaacatatctcctaaaattttaatttttctccTTTTCTTGTTTAAAATCATTCCACATTAGTTATTTCTAAGTCCTTATTATAATCTGCTACAACATTTACAATTCATTACCCATATAAtctaattttttcataagcGCCAAATTGTGTGTTCTTATTGTAgcatatatttcttcataaTATGTAACATATTTAGTATCTATCACgtgttttttcatttttaatattactatAAAGAACTTATACATTATTCTTTTATCGTCAGATATGTTTCATctatttcttcttcttttaaacaacagttatattcattttcataTGTTCATTCAACTAATGATTTTATGtcttctttcattttttgttcctattctaaataattatgtatatatgctTCTAACCTATCTTTTAGAATAATTTTCAATTCACTTTCTTTTACATCTTATGAATTTTCCATATTAGTTCAACATGTCATCTAATTTTTAAATcaccttttttttatttttaagtttTATTCAAAGAATACGTTTAAAATGTATACCATTTGTAAGGTTCCAGCTTATTTATTTAGCATTTCagcacataaaaaaataatagaaagaaaaataagGGCTCTATTAATAGCATTTCTCCTACTACATCCAAACAGATTTAATTATACGTTGTTCTAAACATAACATTTGATAATCTACATTAATAAagttaaaattaattttttcttcatcatctaaataatatcaaataccatatatatatagtattatatacttcatttttgataattaattattacaACATTctatgttattataaataattaaatttatacatacaaaattcctacattttttaattatcataatggtactttataattcatttgtatattttgtttacCCTTGTTTTTCCAAAAAAGATACATTCTTAAGAACTTTCATCATTTGGATCGGTGTTACTTAATACTTGATGAAGCCAATTTAAGTGTTTACGATATTCTGGATCAGCAGCATAAGCTTTAAGTACTTGACCTTCTGGATCGTAGCTACCTTCAACGTCATCATTTGGGTCAGTGTTACTTAATACTTGATGAAGCCAACTTAAGTGTTTACGATATACTGGATCAGCAGCATAAGCTTTCAATAATTGTGCTTCTGGATCAGCGTTACCGTCTGCATTATTTTCAGGGTTGTGAGTTAATACATTATAAAAGAATCTTAAGTTCTTACGATATTGTGGATCAGCAGCATAAGCTTTCAATACTTGACCTTCGGGATCGTAGCTACCTTCTACTTCATCATTTGGGTCAGTGTTACTTAATACTTGATGAAGCCAACTTAAGTGTTTACGATATACTGGATCAGCAGCATAAGCTTTCAATAATTGTGCTTCTGGATCAGCGTTACCGTCTGCATTATTTTCAGGGTTGTGAGTTAACACATTATAAAAGAATCTTAAGTTCTTACGATATTGTGGATCAGCAGCATAAGCTTTTAATATTTGTCCTTCGGGATCGTAGCTACCTTCTACTTCATCATTTGGATCGGTGTTACTTAATACTTGATGAAGCCAATTTAAGTGTTTACGATATTCTGGATCTGCAGCATAGGCTTTAAGTACTTGACCTTCTGGATCGTAGCTACCTTCTACTTCATCATTTGGATCGGTGTTACTTAATAATTGAGCATAGAATTGTAAGTTTTTAACATATTCTGGATCAGCAGCATATGCTTTTAATACTTGTCCTTCTGGATCGGCGCTAGTTAAAGTTGTCTGATTAGTTTTTCTTAATGTAGTCTTTGCTTTTTTTGTACTAGCTTTTTTGCTTTCAGCTAAAACTCTGCTTTCTCTAAAATTAAAATCAGCAGCCTTTTGGTATTGGTCTCCGCATATGTTAACattctaaaaataaaaaatacaaaattatatatatatatatatatatatgtatggatatatatgtatctatGTATTCCTGATAAAGATACTTATAttctataataaaaaaaaaataatactaaataacatattttatttata is a genomic window containing:
- a CDS encoding glycophorin binding protein, putative encodes the protein MCLSNRTNLKSPGCSNCKNANSKNCSSCSLMEVEKKNEKKSSLFSFHTKKIILVCGIIYVSLWNVNICGDQYQKAADFNFRESRVLAESKKASTKKAKTTLRKTNQTTLTSADPEGQVLKAYAADPEYVKNLQFYAQLLSNTDPNDEVEGSYDPEGQVLKAYAADPEYRKHLNWLHQVLSNTDPNDEVEGSYDPEGQILKAYAADPQYRKNLRFFYNVLTHNPENNADGNADPEAQLLKAYAADPVYRKHLSWLHQVLSNTDPNDEVEGSYDPEGQVLKAYAADPQYRKNLRFFYNVLTHNPENNADGNADPEAQLLKAYAADPVYRKHLSWLHQVLSNTDPNDDVEGSYDPEGQVLKAYAADPEYRKHLNWLHQVLSNTDPNDESS